The Chiroxiphia lanceolata isolate bChiLan1 chromosome 4, bChiLan1.pri, whole genome shotgun sequence genome contains a region encoding:
- the LOC116785965 gene encoding protein Dok-7-like isoform X3, which translates to MLGFENKETMYAWDVRIRYSLGEVHRFQVFVAPGTKLESGPATLHFCNDILVLAKDLPPSVMGQWKLSDLRRYGAVPNGFIFEGGTRCGFWAGVFFLSCAEGEQISFLFDCIVRGISPTKGPFGLRPVLPDPSTNPAYSEERLAHEALQLEKRLSLLSHTSRQGSGGDDRSLSSSSSDTSHSDVSVGNRLTVWPEQSSASTSQESHGLAAAKGIHLGEEKTLPEGARGTTKPPPKPLRSRQLQEIGRQSSSDSGIATGSHSSYSGSFSSYAGSLDICHGDEFGSLLSLPLNFPSDQSLCICPHSESQRGVGSEYQVPSSLRHIYDIPRSVLQAASKDVQQKSADSTLPKDQALPPQGVSDPKLRLPHLEARRAPEHSQDRGTPSSLLGESSKDSSDETYVDFVSRWSDTKPQGQVSDSKSSELSPPGGASADPCDTCSPHLGMTRALFSACPICGGLKGTAVLQSGVLPATSGANSSALQQTLLLSDSHFACNTKPTQCLIGNVLRG; encoded by the exons ATGCTGGGATTTGAGAACAAGGAAACAATGTACGCATGGGATGTACGAATACGCTACAGTTTGGGGGAAG TTCATAGATTTCAAGTCTTTGTAGCACCTGGCACCAAACTAGAGAGCGGGCCTGCTACCCTGCATTTCTGCAATGACATTCTTGTCCTTGCAAAAGACCTTCCTCCCAGTGTCATGGGGCAGTGGAAGCTCTCAGATCTGCGCCGGTATGGAGCTGTCCCAAACGGATTCATCTTTGAAGGGGGTACCAGGTGTGGCTTCT GGGCTGgtgtctttttcctctcttgcgCTGAAGGAGAGCAGATCAGCTTTCTGTTCGACTGCATCGTCCGTGGCATCTCCCCGACGAAAGGCCCCTTTGGTTTGCGTCCAGTCCTACCAG atcCAAGTACAAATCCAGCCTATTCAGAAGAAAGATTGGCTCATGAAGCTTTGCAATTAGAAAAGCGCTTGAGCTTGCTGTCCCATACAAGTCGCCAAGGCAGTGGAG gAGATGACAGGAGTCTTTCAAGCTCGTCTTCAGACACCAGCCACTCGGACGTCAGTGTTGGGAACAGGTTGACAGTTTGGCCTGAGCAGTCTTCAGCCAGCACCTCCCAAGAGAGCCATGGACTGGCAGCTGCCAAGGGCATTCATCTTGGGGAAGAAAAGACCCTTCCAGAAGGGGCACGTGGCACCACCAAACCACCTCCCAAGCCCCTCCGATCCAGACAGCTGCAGGAAATAGGTCGTCAGAGTTCTTCTGACAGTGGAATAGCTACTGGTAGTCACTCTTCTTACTCTGGAAGCTTCTCTTCCTATGCTGGGAGCTTGGACATTTGCCACGGTGATGAGTTTGGATCATTGCTAAGCTTGCCATTGAACTTTCCGTCAGATCAGAGTTTATGTATTTGTCCTCACAGCGAGTCCCAGAGAGGTGTGGGATCAGAGTATCAGgttcccagctctctcagacaTATTTATGATATACCCAGGAGCGTGTTACAGGCAGCTTCTAAAGATGTGCAACAGAAGAGTGCAGACTCTACACTACCCAAGGACCAGGCCCTGCCACCTCAAGGTGTTAGTGACCCAAAACTGAGACTACCACACTTGGAAGCACGGAGGGCacctgagcacagccaggacagaggGACGCCTTCATCCTTACTCGGAGAAAGCAGCAAGGACTCAAGTGATGAGACATATGTGGATTTTGTTTCAAGGTGGTCAGACACAAAACCACAAGGACAGGTGTCAGACTCCAAAAGTAGTGAGTTGTCACCACCTGGTGGGGCCTCAGCTGACCCCTGTGACACATGTAGCCCCCACCTTGGGATGACAAGAGCTCTTTTTTCAGCTTGTCCAATCTGTGGTGGACTAAAG
- the DOK7 gene encoding protein Dok-7: MTDSVVVEGHVKLRDGKKWKSRWLVLRKPSPVAVLLLLDCLLMLVSVYITSKRAQGEEQHDLRRHLWLGAWALL; encoded by the exons ATGACGGATTCCGTGGTGGTGGAGGGTCACGTCAAGTTGAGGGACGGAAAAAAG TGGAAGAGCAGGTGGCTGGTGCTGCGCAAGCCCTCCCCGGTGGCAG ttttgcttcttttagACTGTTTGCTCATGCTGGTGTCAGTATATATCACGAGc aaaagggcacaaggagaggagcagcatgACCTTAGAAGACATCTGTGGCTTGGAGCCTGGGCTCTCCTATGA
- the LOC116785965 gene encoding protein Dok-7-like isoform X4: MLGFENKETMYAWDVRIRYSLGEVHRFQVFVAPGTKLESGPATLHFCNDILVLAKDLPPSVMGQWKLSDLRRYGAVPNGFIFEGGTRCGFWAGVFFLSCAEGEQISFLFDCIVRGISPTKGPFGLRPVLPDPSTNPAYSEERLAHEALQLEKRLSLLSHTSRQGSGGDDRSLSSSSSDTSHSDVSVGNRLTVWPEQSSASTSQESHGLAAAKGIHLGEEKTLPEGARGTTKPPPKPLRSRQLQEIGRQSSSDSGIATGSHSSYSGSFSSYAGSLDICHGDEFGSLLSLPLNFPSDQSLCICPHSESQRGVGSEYQVPSSLRHIYDIPRSVLQAASKDVQQKSADSTLPKDQALPPQGVSDPKLRLPHLEARRAPEHSQDRGTPSSLLGESSKDSSDETYVDFVSRWSDTKPQGQVSDSKSSELSPPGGASADPCDTCSPHLGMTRALFSACPICGGLKGTAVLQSGVLPATSGGASVMAASGSLKVHRGHSLQAGK, from the exons ATGCTGGGATTTGAGAACAAGGAAACAATGTACGCATGGGATGTACGAATACGCTACAGTTTGGGGGAAG TTCATAGATTTCAAGTCTTTGTAGCACCTGGCACCAAACTAGAGAGCGGGCCTGCTACCCTGCATTTCTGCAATGACATTCTTGTCCTTGCAAAAGACCTTCCTCCCAGTGTCATGGGGCAGTGGAAGCTCTCAGATCTGCGCCGGTATGGAGCTGTCCCAAACGGATTCATCTTTGAAGGGGGTACCAGGTGTGGCTTCT GGGCTGgtgtctttttcctctcttgcgCTGAAGGAGAGCAGATCAGCTTTCTGTTCGACTGCATCGTCCGTGGCATCTCCCCGACGAAAGGCCCCTTTGGTTTGCGTCCAGTCCTACCAG atcCAAGTACAAATCCAGCCTATTCAGAAGAAAGATTGGCTCATGAAGCTTTGCAATTAGAAAAGCGCTTGAGCTTGCTGTCCCATACAAGTCGCCAAGGCAGTGGAG gAGATGACAGGAGTCTTTCAAGCTCGTCTTCAGACACCAGCCACTCGGACGTCAGTGTTGGGAACAGGTTGACAGTTTGGCCTGAGCAGTCTTCAGCCAGCACCTCCCAAGAGAGCCATGGACTGGCAGCTGCCAAGGGCATTCATCTTGGGGAAGAAAAGACCCTTCCAGAAGGGGCACGTGGCACCACCAAACCACCTCCCAAGCCCCTCCGATCCAGACAGCTGCAGGAAATAGGTCGTCAGAGTTCTTCTGACAGTGGAATAGCTACTGGTAGTCACTCTTCTTACTCTGGAAGCTTCTCTTCCTATGCTGGGAGCTTGGACATTTGCCACGGTGATGAGTTTGGATCATTGCTAAGCTTGCCATTGAACTTTCCGTCAGATCAGAGTTTATGTATTTGTCCTCACAGCGAGTCCCAGAGAGGTGTGGGATCAGAGTATCAGgttcccagctctctcagacaTATTTATGATATACCCAGGAGCGTGTTACAGGCAGCTTCTAAAGATGTGCAACAGAAGAGTGCAGACTCTACACTACCCAAGGACCAGGCCCTGCCACCTCAAGGTGTTAGTGACCCAAAACTGAGACTACCACACTTGGAAGCACGGAGGGCacctgagcacagccaggacagaggGACGCCTTCATCCTTACTCGGAGAAAGCAGCAAGGACTCAAGTGATGAGACATATGTGGATTTTGTTTCAAGGTGGTCAGACACAAAACCACAAGGACAGGTGTCAGACTCCAAAAGTAGTGAGTTGTCACCACCTGGTGGGGCCTCAGCTGACCCCTGTGACACATGTAGCCCCCACCTTGGGATGACAAGAGCTCTTTTTTCAGCTTGTCCAATCTGTGGTGGACTAAAG
- the LOC116785965 gene encoding protein Dok-7-like isoform X5 has translation MLGFENKETMYAWDVRIRYSLGEVHRFQVFVAPGTKLESGPATLHFCNDILVLAKDLPPSVMGQWKLSDLRRYGAVPNGFIFEGGTRCGFWAGVFFLSCAEGEQISFLFDCIVRGISPTKGPFGLRPVLPDPSTNPAYSEERLAHEALQLEKRLSLLSHTSRQGSGGDDRSLSSSSSDTSHSDVSVGNRLTVWPEQSSASTSQESHGLAAAKGIHLGEEKTLPEGARGTTKPPPKPLRSRQLQEIGRQSSSDSGIATGSHSSYSGSFSSYAGSLDICHGDEFGSLLSLPLNFPSDQSLCICPHSESQRGVGSEYQVPSSLRHIYDIPRSVLQAASKDVQQKSADSTLPKDQALPPQGVSDPKLRLPHLEARRAPEHSQDRGTPSSLLGESSKDSSDETYVDFVSRWSDTKPQGQVSDSKSSELSPPGGASADPCDTCSPHLGMTRALFSACPICGGLKGTAVLQSGVLPATSGDVVSSSDVGRPNAL, from the exons ATGCTGGGATTTGAGAACAAGGAAACAATGTACGCATGGGATGTACGAATACGCTACAGTTTGGGGGAAG TTCATAGATTTCAAGTCTTTGTAGCACCTGGCACCAAACTAGAGAGCGGGCCTGCTACCCTGCATTTCTGCAATGACATTCTTGTCCTTGCAAAAGACCTTCCTCCCAGTGTCATGGGGCAGTGGAAGCTCTCAGATCTGCGCCGGTATGGAGCTGTCCCAAACGGATTCATCTTTGAAGGGGGTACCAGGTGTGGCTTCT GGGCTGgtgtctttttcctctcttgcgCTGAAGGAGAGCAGATCAGCTTTCTGTTCGACTGCATCGTCCGTGGCATCTCCCCGACGAAAGGCCCCTTTGGTTTGCGTCCAGTCCTACCAG atcCAAGTACAAATCCAGCCTATTCAGAAGAAAGATTGGCTCATGAAGCTTTGCAATTAGAAAAGCGCTTGAGCTTGCTGTCCCATACAAGTCGCCAAGGCAGTGGAG gAGATGACAGGAGTCTTTCAAGCTCGTCTTCAGACACCAGCCACTCGGACGTCAGTGTTGGGAACAGGTTGACAGTTTGGCCTGAGCAGTCTTCAGCCAGCACCTCCCAAGAGAGCCATGGACTGGCAGCTGCCAAGGGCATTCATCTTGGGGAAGAAAAGACCCTTCCAGAAGGGGCACGTGGCACCACCAAACCACCTCCCAAGCCCCTCCGATCCAGACAGCTGCAGGAAATAGGTCGTCAGAGTTCTTCTGACAGTGGAATAGCTACTGGTAGTCACTCTTCTTACTCTGGAAGCTTCTCTTCCTATGCTGGGAGCTTGGACATTTGCCACGGTGATGAGTTTGGATCATTGCTAAGCTTGCCATTGAACTTTCCGTCAGATCAGAGTTTATGTATTTGTCCTCACAGCGAGTCCCAGAGAGGTGTGGGATCAGAGTATCAGgttcccagctctctcagacaTATTTATGATATACCCAGGAGCGTGTTACAGGCAGCTTCTAAAGATGTGCAACAGAAGAGTGCAGACTCTACACTACCCAAGGACCAGGCCCTGCCACCTCAAGGTGTTAGTGACCCAAAACTGAGACTACCACACTTGGAAGCACGGAGGGCacctgagcacagccaggacagaggGACGCCTTCATCCTTACTCGGAGAAAGCAGCAAGGACTCAAGTGATGAGACATATGTGGATTTTGTTTCAAGGTGGTCAGACACAAAACCACAAGGACAGGTGTCAGACTCCAAAAGTAGTGAGTTGTCACCACCTGGTGGGGCCTCAGCTGACCCCTGTGACACATGTAGCCCCCACCTTGGGATGACAAGAGCTCTTTTTTCAGCTTGTCCAATCTGTGGTGGACTAAAG